The following are from one region of the Acidobacteriota bacterium genome:
- a CDS encoding DUF2892 domain-containing protein → MTVERVLRLIAGSFILLSLALGHYVNPYWYLFTAFVGLNLFQSGFTNWCPMMTFLRKLGVGK, encoded by the coding sequence ATGACCGTAGAACGTGTACTTCGTTTGATCGCTGGCAGCTTTATTCTGTTGTCCCTGGCACTTGGGCACTACGTGAACCCGTACTGGTATCTTTTCACGGCTTTTGTTGGCCTGAATCTGTTTCAGTCTGGATTCACGAACTGGTGCCCGATGATGACATTCCTGCGTAAACTCGGCGTGGGCAAGTAG
- a CDS encoding ABC transporter ATP-binding protein, translating into MISWIPSEMRWLFRQVRPFLRWHIASFLCMSVGSFLALLSPLVLKWMIDVVLPGRRVGLLVAAVVLIFLCHQGRAVLTTGGGYLTMLAAQQLALALRMRLLRHLDTLSADYHEGTPVGASMYPLKDPIDEISFLGSDLVPSILRTLLATLLTLGAMLILNPRMTLVVLPLIPVFVFTRKHFRNRLERDSETVQQNQVAWSSFLQEHLSSIIAIQLLRREQRQERTAFCLLGASVRSLTRLFRTGVWFTFFTSLTIGLAMSGVIGYGGWSVLEGTLTVGGLVAFYTYLAQLFEPLSGVAETYARAQKTFASIRRVQSVLALEPAIKTCPTAIKFPENRPWTIQLADVRFGYPKSDGLLCIPRLEIPAGDQVAIVGENGAGKSTLAKLIARLYDVDSGSISVAGQDVREIEIESLREQVCYVPPHPVLFDTTLAGNLRLGKGTASESELKEVMDYVGLATGSSALREGLNRRIGPGGHQLSGGQRQRVGIGRAILQRPRILILDEATSSLDAGSERQLLSSLRRILPGTTIVVVSHRLSALHCVNRVIVLDAGRIVEDDVPAALLANSGAYSRLFTAGAPPCALVAE; encoded by the coding sequence ATGATCTCGTGGATCCCTTCAGAAATGCGCTGGCTGTTCCGGCAGGTGCGCCCTTTCCTTCGCTGGCACATCGCCAGCTTTCTTTGCATGTCGGTCGGCAGCTTTCTAGCGCTTCTCTCGCCGCTTGTCTTGAAATGGATGATTGATGTGGTTCTCCCGGGTCGGAGGGTGGGACTCTTGGTCGCGGCTGTCGTGCTCATCTTCCTCTGCCATCAGGGACGAGCGGTGCTGACGACGGGAGGCGGCTACTTGACTATGCTCGCAGCCCAGCAGCTGGCGCTAGCTCTGCGCATGCGGCTTCTCCGGCATCTAGACACACTCTCCGCCGACTATCACGAAGGCACACCGGTGGGCGCCTCAATGTATCCGCTAAAGGATCCGATTGATGAAATCTCATTTCTAGGTTCCGATCTGGTGCCTTCCATCCTGCGGACCCTTCTAGCCACACTACTGACGCTGGGAGCGATGTTGATATTGAATCCCCGGATGACCCTGGTAGTTTTGCCGCTCATTCCTGTCTTTGTCTTCACGAGAAAGCACTTCCGAAACCGGTTGGAACGCGATTCCGAGACAGTGCAGCAAAACCAAGTAGCGTGGAGCAGTTTCCTGCAGGAACACCTTTCGTCGATCATTGCCATACAACTCCTCCGTCGGGAGCAACGACAGGAGCGCACGGCGTTTTGTTTGTTGGGTGCCTCGGTTCGGTCACTTACCAGGCTTTTCCGGACTGGGGTTTGGTTCACGTTCTTCACCAGCCTGACTATCGGGTTGGCGATGTCCGGCGTTATTGGATACGGTGGCTGGAGTGTGCTCGAAGGTACGCTGACGGTGGGCGGTTTGGTCGCGTTCTACACGTATCTGGCCCAACTTTTTGAACCCTTGAGTGGTGTGGCGGAGACTTACGCACGGGCGCAGAAAACATTTGCCAGTATCCGTCGCGTGCAAAGCGTTCTGGCGTTAGAGCCTGCGATCAAGACCTGCCCGACCGCGATCAAATTCCCTGAAAATCGTCCGTGGACAATCCAGTTGGCCGATGTGCGCTTTGGATACCCGAAAAGCGATGGATTGTTGTGCATTCCGCGCCTGGAGATTCCGGCAGGCGATCAAGTGGCCATTGTGGGAGAAAACGGCGCTGGTAAGAGCACGCTGGCAAAACTCATAGCCCGTCTCTACGACGTGGACTCGGGATCGATTTCCGTTGCCGGCCAGGATGTACGAGAGATCGAAATCGAAAGCCTTCGTGAGCAGGTGTGCTATGTCCCACCTCACCCAGTGCTCTTCGATACGACGTTGGCCGGCAACCTTAGGCTGGGAAAAGGCACAGCCTCGGAATCCGAACTGAAGGAAGTGATGGACTATGTGGGGCTCGCAACTGGGTCAAGCGCCTTGCGGGAGGGTCTCAACCGGCGGATCGGCCCGGGAGGCCATCAATTGTCGGGCGGTCAACGACAGCGCGTGGGGATCGGCAGAGCAATCCTCCAGCGGCCGCGCATCCTGATTCTGGACGAAGCCACTTCTTCGCTCGACGCGGGTTCAGAACGACAGTTGCTAAGCAGCCTACGAAGAATCTTGCCGGGTACTACGATCGTCGTGGTTTCACACCGTCTATCCGCATTGCACTGCGTTAACAGAGTGATCGTTCTCGATGCGGGGCGTATCGTCGAGGATGACGTTCCAGCAGCACTTCTCGCGAACAGTGGCGCATACTCTCGACTGTTCACTGCTGGCGCCCCACCCTGCGCGCTGGTGGCCGAATAG
- a CDS encoding nucleotidyl transferase AbiEii/AbiGii toxin family protein, producing the protein MSARPVERLEKTLARVAREQGLDQERLRRWVSFLALCGVLERALETGVIDTYYLKGGVAMEMRFARAARTTKDFDLGLQGNRTERIRRLEAVLKLGFDDFTFRLKPEIHQMELADTVRVEVAVQYRTRAWQTVDIDLGPGEAQEVDLVEPAITGLTEMGLPMTPQVRCLGINEQMAQKLHACTGPQREDRARDVLDILLVDMLGQLDYIRARAAAERIFTERATHPFPPSTSLPAEWRRELENLAQELGYATANAEEIEAKFALVVQAIATASAD; encoded by the coding sequence GTGAGTGCAAGACCCGTCGAACGCCTGGAGAAGACTCTTGCCCGCGTGGCACGCGAGCAAGGGCTCGACCAGGAACGTCTCCGAAGGTGGGTGTCTTTTCTCGCGCTCTGCGGAGTGCTGGAACGTGCGCTCGAGACTGGTGTGATTGACACCTACTATCTCAAAGGGGGAGTTGCGATGGAAATGCGCTTCGCGCGCGCCGCTCGCACAACCAAAGACTTTGACCTTGGCCTTCAAGGCAACCGTACGGAGCGCATACGGAGATTGGAGGCGGTGCTGAAGTTGGGATTCGATGACTTCACCTTTCGGCTGAAGCCCGAGATACATCAGATGGAGCTTGCGGACACGGTGCGAGTAGAAGTTGCGGTGCAGTACCGAACGCGGGCGTGGCAGACGGTCGATATCGATCTCGGTCCGGGAGAGGCGCAGGAAGTGGACTTGGTCGAACCAGCCATTACGGGGCTGACTGAGATGGGCTTACCGATGACACCGCAGGTGCGATGCCTGGGCATCAACGAGCAGATGGCCCAGAAGCTGCATGCTTGCACGGGGCCACAGCGAGAGGACCGCGCGCGGGACGTTCTCGATATTCTACTGGTGGACATGCTTGGCCAGCTCGACTACATTCGCGCCCGCGCCGCTGCGGAGCGAATTTTCACGGAGCGCGCTACACATCCATTTCCCCCGAGCACGTCACTTCCGGCAGAGTGGCGACGGGAACTTGAGAACCTTGCCCAGGAACTGGGATACGCGACGGCAAATGCGGAGGAGATTGAAGCCAAGTTCGCGTTGGTCGTTCAAGCAATCGCAACCGCATCCGCTGATTAG
- a CDS encoding type IV toxin-antitoxin system AbiEi family antitoxin domain-containing protein: protein MPRSRIHELLALAEENDGLVTASQARAIGIVDSVLARMTRRGKLARAARGVYRIPYFPTDRLSQYREAILWARASHGPEKVALSHETALAVYEISDVNPARIHITVPKDARLRRTKPKGIVIHRGTLSPRDVTTHEGLPVTTVAKSVLDVMDTTGRLGLARQAIKDARKEGYIGAAEANRITRQLNQHAHDGGRVQAATEHVTA from the coding sequence ATGCCCCGTTCCCGCATTCACGAACTGCTTGCTCTGGCCGAAGAGAATGATGGCCTGGTAACCGCAAGCCAGGCCCGTGCCATCGGCATCGTGGATTCTGTCTTGGCGCGCATGACGCGCCGAGGAAAGCTCGCACGGGCCGCGCGCGGCGTCTATCGAATCCCTTACTTTCCTACTGATCGGTTATCTCAATACAGGGAGGCAATCTTGTGGGCGCGCGCGAGTCATGGGCCCGAAAAAGTCGCGCTCTCGCACGAAACCGCGCTGGCCGTGTATGAGATCTCCGATGTTAATCCGGCGCGGATCCATATTACAGTCCCCAAAGATGCAAGACTCCGGCGCACGAAGCCGAAGGGGATCGTGATTCATCGCGGCACCCTCTCGCCTAGGGATGTGACCACGCACGAAGGCCTACCGGTCACGACCGTGGCCAAGAGTGTGTTGGACGTCATGGACACAACCGGAAGATTGGGATTGGCCCGCCAAGCCATCAAAGATGCGCGCAAGGAAGGATACATAGGCGCGGCGGAAGCGAACCGGATCACACGCCAACTGAACCAGCACGCACACGACGGCGGTAGAGTTCAAGCGGCTACGGAGCACGTGACGGCGTGA
- a CDS encoding PqqD family protein — MYEVSTGVRSTRNEDGGIVLDIDHGQMFRLNPVGALILESLAKGSTETEIAKEISRQYSISEEMAAADVREFLGSLEQHKLVRAQQREKVS, encoded by the coding sequence GTGTACGAAGTTTCAACAGGAGTTCGCAGCACACGAAACGAGGACGGCGGAATCGTCCTCGACATAGACCACGGCCAAATGTTCCGGCTGAACCCTGTAGGAGCGTTGATTCTGGAATCCCTGGCAAAGGGATCTACAGAAACAGAGATTGCCAAGGAAATTTCGCGTCAGTACAGCATAAGCGAGGAAATGGCAGCAGCCGACGTGCGTGAGTTCCTCGGATCGCTCGAACAACACAAACTTGTTCGGGCACAGCAGCGAGAGAAGGTTTCATGA
- a CDS encoding phosphotransferase translates to MSSTAVEQDTRPVASQRTPQDLYRLLMLRNSGSELLVASQRPPFTLPCVEIPKWERVAENLSEAVRKRYGLSAICLFTPEPSDATANGEPPLYQVMETREAATVPSNEMRWLPLDSISNQPFADEQDLIAITDMLRQITRFRSGEACGPFGRPGWIEELVSWVERETEPYGLRLTGNFRQLNASPTFSLIRLETNAQAVWFKAVGEPNLREFSISAALAKLFPGFVPTVIAPHAAWHGWLTTEFPGSTLDEASDSSAWERAAHALAELQIVSVGHTDLLLDAGCRDLRVPSLLTLVDPFIEVMSQLMEQQQKTPPAALGRGELLTLGTQIKETLSELAELDIPDTLGHLDFNPGNILCSADQCVFLDWAEAYVGPPFPTFQYLLEHLYQTATHRALDSERLVDHYAARWLCLVSPSAVAAAQRMMPLVSVFACAVASDWIEALPRRDERFAGYLRSLTRRMQRESGVLHACQKNSRVGVVQ, encoded by the coding sequence ATGAGCAGCACGGCCGTTGAGCAGGATACCCGTCCAGTCGCCTCCCAGCGGACACCGCAGGATCTCTACCGTCTACTCATGCTCCGCAACAGCGGATCAGAACTCCTCGTTGCCAGCCAACGGCCGCCGTTCACACTTCCATGTGTGGAAATTCCCAAGTGGGAACGGGTAGCGGAAAACCTGAGCGAAGCGGTCAGGAAGCGCTATGGACTTTCCGCGATTTGCCTTTTCACTCCCGAGCCGTCGGATGCCACGGCGAATGGTGAGCCGCCGCTCTACCAAGTGATGGAGACGAGAGAAGCCGCGACTGTGCCCTCCAACGAAATGCGTTGGCTGCCACTCGATTCGATCTCAAATCAACCTTTTGCGGATGAGCAAGACCTCATAGCGATTACCGACATGTTGCGCCAGATAACCAGATTCCGAAGCGGGGAGGCATGTGGACCGTTTGGGAGGCCGGGGTGGATCGAAGAGCTGGTCTCTTGGGTAGAGCGTGAGACTGAACCATACGGCCTTCGCTTGACTGGCAACTTCCGACAGTTGAATGCCAGCCCAACCTTCTCACTAATCCGACTTGAAACAAACGCTCAAGCTGTGTGGTTCAAGGCTGTCGGTGAACCCAATCTGCGGGAATTTTCGATATCTGCCGCGCTAGCGAAGTTGTTTCCGGGCTTCGTCCCTACCGTCATCGCACCTCATGCAGCCTGGCATGGCTGGCTGACGACGGAGTTCCCCGGTTCAACATTGGATGAAGCTTCAGATTCATCCGCATGGGAGCGAGCTGCCCATGCCTTGGCAGAGCTCCAAATCGTCTCGGTGGGACACACCGACCTGCTCCTTGACGCTGGATGCCGCGACCTTCGAGTTCCTAGTCTCCTGACCTTGGTCGATCCATTCATAGAAGTGATGTCGCAGCTCATGGAGCAACAGCAGAAGACCCCACCGGCCGCACTCGGTAGAGGCGAGCTCCTGACGCTCGGAACTCAGATCAAGGAGACGTTGTCGGAACTGGCGGAGTTAGACATTCCCGACACGTTGGGACATCTGGATTTCAATCCAGGAAACATCTTGTGTTCTGCCGATCAATGCGTCTTCCTTGACTGGGCTGAAGCGTACGTGGGACCTCCATTTCCGACATTCCAATATCTTCTCGAACATCTGTACCAGACGGCGACTCACCGTGCCCTCGACTCCGAGCGCCTTGTGGATCACTACGCTGCAAGGTGGCTTTGCCTTGTTTCGCCATCAGCCGTTGCCGCCGCTCAGAGAATGATGCCTCTTGTTTCGGTGTTCGCCTGCGCAGTTGCCAGCGACTGGATCGAAGCGCTTCCCCGCAGAGACGAGCGCTTCGCAGGGTACCTACGCAGTCTGACTCGGCGAATGCAGCGCGAGTCTGGCGTGTTGCATGCCTGCCAAAAGAATTCCCGCGTCGGAGTGGTTCAGTGA
- a CDS encoding lasso peptide biosynthesis B2 protein — protein sequence MNEGGSRVLILILSAYIELIRFGFHVKRQEFSALHSAVRNCDVREDTSPRIALAELCRAVDIACIWYWKQVLCLQRSAAATCFLRRHGIAAQLVIGTQQVPFNAHAWVEVDGQVVTDKAYMHEMYVVLERI from the coding sequence ATGAACGAAGGAGGCTCGCGAGTGCTGATTCTGATCCTGAGCGCGTACATCGAGCTCATACGCTTTGGCTTTCACGTCAAACGCCAAGAGTTTTCGGCTCTCCATTCTGCGGTGCGTAACTGTGACGTGCGAGAAGACACCAGTCCTCGTATCGCTTTGGCGGAACTGTGCCGCGCCGTCGATATTGCCTGCATCTGGTATTGGAAACAGGTCCTCTGCCTGCAACGTTCCGCGGCCGCGACTTGTTTCCTTCGGCGACACGGGATAGCTGCACAACTCGTGATTGGTACCCAGCAGGTCCCCTTCAATGCGCATGCCTGGGTAGAAGTCGATGGTCAAGTTGTCACTGATAAAGCGTACATGCACGAGATGTACGTCGTGCTCGAAAGAATCTGA
- a CDS encoding TonB-dependent receptor has translation MRRFPLPLFLLIVFLTRAAIGQSPNGTISGLVLDPSGRAIVGAEILIVNDATGVRYPGTTNAEGIYAVPNLPPGPYRIQVSKIGFKTLIKPDVVLNVQSAVAINFTLPVGAFSETLTVTGGAPLVNTESGSVSTVIDRSLVESLPLNGRNFNTLLQLTPGVVIAQAASNNQGQFSVAGQRTSANNFLIDGVSANFGVAPTVALGTTGTGAAQAFSALGGTSSLISVEALQEFRIETSSFAPEFGRSPGGQVIFTTRSGTNNFHGGVYEFFRNDVLDANNWFANAAGEPRAAERYNNFGGYLGGPIVRGKTFFFASYEGSRLRQPSLQVIQVPSEYARSVADPTLLPFLAAYPRPDDRTVVPGSYTSQFTGSFSNPSTLNAGSVRLDHTFNERFSIFGRYNEAPSAVASRSNALSEIDSVDIKTRTFTVGSNMTLTSRLANTLRANYSLQKAGSVSSLDSLGGAIPPPVDVLTPAPLSPASTFASFFTFDTAVYQSGFNASNRNSQVNIADDVAWMRGSHRFRFGTDWRMILLDQKPYDAFLDYLANDVASFLSSGQVQFFAVSAKEAEYRIHAFSLYAQDTWSVTPRLTATYGVRWELSPAPAARGNTTLAAWRNVDNPDLLALAPPGTPLWSTTYGNFAPRLGIAYSLNQKGSLVLRAGWGIFYDLGAESAASLGSTFPNSASTFLDAVSVPLINPTSYLPPLNTQPPYQNAIGFSPNLKQPRSHQWNLAIEKAFGQEQALSFTYVGQAGRDLLRQEGIPQPNSNFAGDFSLTRNDAFSNYHALQVQFRRPVANRLHVLLNYTFSHSLDNASNDVQPLLSKDVISAANDYSSSDFDVRHNFSGAAVFEVPRAGHSGALAYATDGWSLEALVVARSGFPFNANLLTATIGGAFPRPDRVPGQPSWLADPLAPGNQRLNPDAFVIPPTLRQGTEGRNDIRGFGLSQVDLSVLRKFSFIDKLTLHFRVDAFNVLNHPNFRNPFGYVGFGPAFLQSTMMSNVGLGGLNPLFQQGGPRSLQLSLKLVF, from the coding sequence GTGAGACGCTTCCCCCTTCCCCTCTTCCTCTTGATCGTGTTTCTCACTAGGGCTGCAATCGGGCAATCCCCCAATGGCACGATTAGTGGTCTTGTCCTCGATCCTTCGGGAAGGGCAATCGTGGGTGCCGAAATCCTGATCGTCAATGATGCCACCGGAGTCAGATATCCCGGCACAACGAATGCCGAAGGCATCTATGCTGTACCCAACCTTCCCCCAGGACCCTACCGTATTCAAGTCTCAAAAATTGGATTCAAGACCCTCATCAAACCCGACGTTGTCCTCAACGTGCAATCAGCGGTAGCAATCAATTTCACCTTGCCGGTTGGCGCCTTCTCCGAAACGTTAACCGTGACAGGGGGTGCGCCGCTCGTAAACACGGAGTCGGGCTCAGTCAGTACGGTGATCGATCGAAGCCTCGTCGAGAGCCTTCCCTTGAACGGACGAAACTTTAATACACTGCTCCAACTGACGCCTGGCGTGGTCATTGCTCAAGCGGCATCCAACAATCAGGGACAATTCAGTGTTGCCGGCCAACGGACGAGCGCTAACAACTTTCTGATCGACGGAGTCTCTGCCAATTTCGGCGTCGCGCCCACGGTTGCTTTAGGCACGACAGGGACGGGGGCTGCACAGGCCTTCAGCGCGCTGGGCGGCACAAGCAGCCTGATTTCTGTTGAGGCTCTGCAAGAGTTTAGGATCGAAACTTCATCGTTTGCCCCAGAATTCGGGCGCTCACCCGGCGGCCAAGTGATCTTCACGACCCGCTCGGGCACGAACAATTTCCACGGAGGAGTCTACGAGTTCTTCAGAAATGACGTGCTCGACGCGAACAACTGGTTCGCAAACGCAGCAGGCGAACCCCGAGCGGCCGAGCGTTACAACAATTTTGGAGGCTACTTGGGTGGACCGATTGTACGAGGTAAGACGTTTTTCTTTGCTTCCTACGAAGGATCTCGATTGCGACAGCCAAGCCTTCAGGTGATACAGGTCCCCTCGGAATATGCCCGGTCTGTTGCCGACCCGACACTCTTGCCCTTCTTGGCTGCCTATCCCCGCCCTGATGATCGCACGGTCGTTCCTGGTTCCTACACCTCCCAGTTCACGGGTAGCTTTTCGAATCCTTCTACTCTGAATGCAGGTAGCGTGCGCTTGGATCATACCTTCAACGAACGGTTCTCGATTTTCGGCCGCTACAACGAAGCTCCTTCGGCAGTGGCTTCCCGCAGCAATGCGCTCAGTGAAATCGATTCGGTCGATATCAAGACCAGGACCTTTACGGTCGGGTCCAACATGACTTTGACTTCCCGACTTGCCAACACGCTTCGAGCAAACTACTCGCTTCAGAAAGCGGGGAGCGTATCGAGCCTGGATTCTCTCGGGGGAGCCATTCCCCCACCTGTCGACGTACTCACCCCAGCTCCGCTCAGCCCAGCCTCCACGTTTGCGTCGTTTTTTACTTTCGATACTGCCGTGTACCAGAGCGGATTCAACGCCAGCAATCGAAACAGCCAAGTCAATATCGCTGACGATGTGGCGTGGATGCGCGGATCACACCGATTCAGATTTGGTACGGACTGGAGGATGATCCTCCTCGACCAGAAACCGTATGATGCTTTCCTCGACTATCTGGCGAACGATGTGGCCAGTTTCCTGTCTTCAGGACAGGTTCAGTTCTTTGCCGTGTCGGCCAAGGAAGCTGAATATCGAATCCACGCGTTCTCACTTTATGCTCAGGACACATGGAGCGTCACACCCAGGCTGACGGCAACCTACGGAGTCCGTTGGGAACTAAGTCCGGCCCCGGCAGCCAGAGGGAATACCACTCTCGCTGCTTGGCGCAACGTGGACAATCCAGACCTGCTTGCGCTTGCGCCGCCGGGGACGCCGCTATGGTCTACGACCTACGGAAATTTCGCCCCCCGCTTGGGAATTGCCTACAGCCTGAATCAGAAAGGAAGCCTGGTTTTGCGGGCGGGATGGGGCATCTTCTACGACTTGGGCGCCGAATCCGCAGCGTCGCTAGGGAGCACGTTTCCTAATTCTGCATCAACCTTTCTCGATGCAGTTTCCGTTCCTCTGATCAATCCAACATCGTATCTGCCGCCATTGAACACGCAACCCCCTTACCAGAATGCGATCGGATTCTCGCCGAACCTGAAGCAGCCTCGCTCCCACCAATGGAATTTGGCAATTGAGAAGGCGTTTGGGCAGGAACAGGCTCTATCGTTCACCTATGTCGGCCAAGCAGGGCGGGATCTTTTGCGCCAAGAGGGCATTCCACAACCTAATAGCAATTTCGCTGGTGATTTTTCGCTGACTCGCAACGACGCCTTCTCGAATTACCATGCTCTGCAGGTGCAATTCCGGAGACCTGTTGCCAATCGCCTCCATGTATTGTTGAACTACACCTTTTCGCACTCTCTCGACAATGCCTCGAATGATGTTCAGCCGCTGCTTTCCAAGGACGTCATCTCTGCGGCGAACGATTACTCCTCTTCGGATTTTGACGTGCGCCACAATTTTTCGGGCGCCGCGGTTTTTGAAGTCCCCAGAGCGGGCCACTCGGGGGCGCTGGCGTATGCTACCGATGGCTGGTCTCTCGAAGCCCTGGTCGTGGCGAGAAGTGGTTTCCCCTTCAACGCAAACTTGCTGACGGCCACCATTGGCGGAGCCTTTCCGAGGCCTGACCGTGTTCCTGGGCAACCTTCTTGGTTGGCGGATCCACTTGCGCCCGGGAACCAACGGCTAAATCCGGATGCCTTTGTGATCCCGCCGACACTTCGCCAGGGAACGGAAGGGAGAAACGATATACGGGGTTTTGGTCTCTCTCAAGTTGACCTCTCCGTGCTTCGGAAGTTCTCCTTCATAGACAAGCTCACACTGCACTTCCGCGTAGATGCATTCAATGTCCTGAATCACCCAAACTTCAGAAACCCCTTTGGGTATGTCGGATTCGGACCGGCGTTTCTGCAATCGACAATGATGTCCAACGTGGGCTTAGGGGGACTGAATCCTCTCTTCCAGCAGGGCGGTCCGCGCTCACTGCAACTCTCCTTAAAACTCGTCTTCTAG